Proteins encoded by one window of Kwoniella dejecticola CBS 10117 chromosome 7, complete sequence:
- a CDS encoding T-complex protein 1 subunit delta, which produces MAAATASAPTGMSDGSFTDKGKPTEVRLSNMNAAKAVADAVRTSLGPKGMDKMIQTSTGEVVITNDGATILKHMAVLHPAARMLVELSQAQDIEAGDGTTSVVVLAGSLLSAAEKLLNQGIHPTTVAQSFQKAATKAVEFLDDMSIPVDLNDRESLLKAARTSLNSKIVSQYSSTLAPIAVSAVTRLVSSSSSNVDLRDIRIVKKVGGTIDDTELVEGLALNQIAMSNAGGPTRMEKAKIGLIQFQLSSPKPDMDNQIVVNDYRQMDKILKEERQYLLNLCKRIKKTGCNVLLIQKSILRDAVTDLSLHFLAKLKIMVIKDIERDEIEFISKSTGAKPVADIDAFTEDKLGSAELVEEHSQSGAKVVKVTGVKNPGKTVSVVCTGANDLVLEESERSLHDALCVVRCLVKKRALIAGGGAPEINVSRLLTEYAHTLKGKEAYCFQSFAEALEIIPTTLAENAGLNPIAIVTELRNKHALGDKNAGINVKKGIISNILEENVVQPLLVSTSALELATETVALILRIDDIQFTR; this is translated from the exons ATGGCCGCTGCGACTGCTTCTGCCCCGACGGGCATGTCTGATGGCTCTTTCACCgacaag GGGAAGCCAACGGAAGTCCGACTGTCCAACATGAACGCTGCTAAAG CCGTTGCTGATGCCGTTCGAACGAGTTTGGGACCTAAAGGAATGgacaagatg ATACAAACCTCGACTGGAGAAGTAGTGATCACTAACGACGGAGCTACTATCTTGAAACACATGGCAGTCCTTCATCCTGCTGCGCGAATG CTTGTGGAATTATCGCAAGCGCAAGATATCGAAGCAGGAGACGGAACGACCAGTGTAGTCGTCTTAGCGGGAAGTTTGCTTAGTGCAGCTGAGAAACTGCTTAaccaag GTATACATCCTACAACGGTCGCTCAATCATTCCAGAAAGCAGCTACGAAAGCCGTAGAGTTCTTGGATGACATGAGCATCCCAGTGGATCTCAATGACAGGGAGAGTCTGCTCAAAGCAGCTAGAACAAGTTTGAACTCCAAG ATCGTCTCCCAGTACTCCTCTACCCTCGCCCCTATCGCCGTATCAGCCGTCACTCGACTCGTATCGTCCTCATCGAGCAACGTGGATTTGAGGGACATCAGGATAGTAAAGAAAGTCGGAGGTACCATTGACGATACCGAATTAGTGGAGGGTCTGGCTTTGAACCAGATCGCTATGAGCAATGCTGGAGGTCCAACAAGGATGGAGAAAGCTAAGATCGGTTTgatccaattccaactctCAAGTCCTAAGCCAGAT ATGGATAATCAAATCGTAGTTAATGATTACCGACAAATGGACAAAATCctcaaagaagaaagacaatACCTCCTCAACCTGTGTAAACGCATCAAGAAGACCGGATGTAATGTCCTTCTTATCCAAAAATCCATCCTCCGAGATGCCGTCACGGATTTGTCATTACATTTCCTAGCCAAGTTGAAGATCATGGTCATCAAGGATATAGAGAGGGACGAGATCGAGTTCATCAGCAAATCCACAGGTGCCAAGCCCGTGGCAGACATAGATGCGTTCACCGAAGATAAGCTCGGATCGGCTGAATTGGTCGAGGAACACAGTCAATCAGGAGCCAAAGTTGTCAAAGTTACAGGAGTGAAGAACCCGGGTAAAACGGTGTCGGTAGTTTGTACCGGTGCGAACGATCTGGTTTTGGAGGAAAGTGAAAGGTCGTTGCATGATGCTCTTTGTGTAGTCAGGTGTCTAGTCAAGAAGCG AGCTCTCAttgcaggaggaggagcacCCGAGATAAACGTCTCTCGACTCTTAACGGAATACGCCCATACGttgaaaggaaaagaagcaTACTGTTTCCAATCATTCGCCGAAGCTCTCGAAATCATCCCTACCACCCTGGCGGAGAACGCAGGATTGAACCCGATTGCCATCGTCACTGAGCTGAGGAATAAACATGCTTTGGGAGATAAGAATGCAGGTATCAAtgtgaagaag GGCATCATCTCGAATATCTTGGAAGAGAACGTCGTGCAACCTTTGCTGGTATCTACCAGTGCCCTGGAACTGGCTACTGAGACGGTAGCTTTGATCCTGAGGATCGACGATATCCAG TTCACACGATAA
- a CDS encoding arginine-tRNA ligase, with amino-acid sequence MANLAPASAIPEAYQLPTLAAATKKIEGCDLTRSPVDHFRLAVATLVAEAFEEPVEKIYPATELGKKNVDISVAIVRFKKGKPADLKVWADKVIDNFKPSAYLSSVSTPDNKFLYFQFNKDSFNYHLLRHITLTSEAALANPTDPTLSYGTTTEGNGKHMLIDFSSPNIAKPFHAGHLRSTIIGTVISNLYEANGWRVTRLNYLGDWGTQYGLLSIGFDRYGNEEELLQDPIHHLFQVYVKINNAKAEQKERLDAGETIPEEEQIHHQAKKVFKDMEDGEPKAIAQWARFRDLSIEKLKGTYEKLNVKFDVYWGESQVSTESMDRATRIVQEKNLTCEDRGALLVDLTKFKMDKAIIRKADGTTIYLTRDLGGLHDKYEKYKFDKHIYVVQAAQSLHFNQLFKTAELMGEPYADKLQHISFGLVRGMSTRKGTVVFLEDMIEEATETMHEQMKSNEAKYAQVENPLETSAVIGTTAVKIQDMAGKRINDYDFDIKRCTSFEGDFGPFIQYSHVRLCSVQRKNPNVPVPVSVNEIDVSLLNEPKINDILYQLALYPTVVKNAYTYSEPSQLVTWCFKISHLVGTAWETVKVSGADEETAKARLFLYIQTRVVLANAMRLLSLTPIERM; translated from the exons ATGGCGAACTTAGCCCCCGCTTCAGCAATCCCCGAGGCCTATCAACTGCCCACCTTGGCTGCCGCAActaagaagatcgaaggatgCGACCTGACCAGATCACCGGTGGACCACTTCAGGCTGGCCGTGGCTACACTCGTAGCTGAGGCGTTCGAGGAGCCGGTGGAGAAGATATACCCTGCCACGGAGCTCGGAAAGAAGAACGTCGATATTAGCGTTGCGATTGTTAGGTTCAAAAAGGGGAAACCGGCGGATCTGAAAGTGTGGGCTGATAAGGTCATTGATAAT TTCAAACCCTCGGCATACCTTTCTTCGGTTTCTACGCCAGATAACAAGTTCCTCTATTTCCAATTTAA CAAAGACTCCTTCAATTACCACCTCCTCCGACATATCACCCTAACATCCGAAGCTGCTCTCGCTAACCCGACAGACCCGACGCTTTCGTACGGTACCACGACCGAAGGAAATGGGAAACACATGTTGATAGATTTCTCTTCGCCGAACATCGCGAAACCGTTCCATGCTGGACATCTCAGAAGTACGATCATCGGGACGGTGATCAGTAATTTGTATGAGGCGAATGGGTGGAGAGTTACTAGGTTGAATTATTTGGGTGATTGGGGAACACAAtatg GTCTCCTCTCAATCGGTTTTGACAGGTACGGcaacgaagaagaactcTTACAAGATCCCATTCACCACCTTTTCCAAGTCTacgtcaagatcaacaacgcCAAAGCGGAGCAGAAAGAACGACTAGATGCCGGTGAGACTATACCTGAGGAAGAGCAAATCCATCACCAAGCTAAGAAGGTATTTaaggatatggaagatg GTGAACCAAAAGCGATTGCCCAATGGGCTAGATTCCGGGACCTTTCTATCGAAAAGTTAAAGGGTACATACGAGAAACTGAACGTTAAATTTGACGTCTACTGGGGTGAATCTCAGGTATCAACCGAATCTATGGACCGAGCTACCAGGATAGTACAGGAGAAGAACTTGACTTGCGAGGATAGAGGGGCATTGTTGGTTGATTTGACAAAGTTCAAGATGGACAAAGCTATCATCAGGAAAGCAG ACGGTACTACGATTTATCTCACTCGAGATTTGGGAGGTCTTCATGACAAATACGAGAAATACAAATTCGATAAACACATCTACGTGGTACAAGCAGCACAATCATTACACTTCAACCAGCTTTTCAAGACCGCCGAACTGATGGGTGAACCATACGCCGATAAATTACAGCACATTTCTTTCGGTCTTGTCAGGGGTATGTCCACCAGGAAAGGAACCGTTGTATTCCTTGAAGATATGATTGAGGAAGCTACCGAGACGATGCACGAGCAAATGAAATCCAACGAAGCGAAATACGCTCAAGTCGAGAACCCGCTTGAGACTTCTGCTGTTATCGGAACTACTGCGGTCAAGATTCAAGATATGGCCGGtaagag GATAAACGATTACGATTTCGATATCAAGCGATGTACATCCTTCGAAGGCGATTTCGGACCTTTCATCCAATACTCTCACGTCCGATTATGTTCCGTCCAACGAAAGAACCCCAACGTTCCCGTTCCTGTATCCGTCAATGAGATCGACGTCTCCCTATTGAACGAGCCCAAGATAAATGATATCTTGTACCAATTGGCCCTGTACCCTACGGTAGTGAAGAATGCTTACACGTACTCGGAACCCTCACAATTGGTGACGTGGTGTTTCAAGATCTCGCACCTGGTCGGCACGGCGTGGGAGACGGTGAAAGTCTCTGgggcggatgaagagacGGCAAAAGCGAGATTGTTCTTGTATATCCAGACTAGGGTCGTGTTGGCTAATGCTATGAGGTTGTTGAGTCTGACTCCTATTGAGCGAATGTAG